From Magnolia sinica isolate HGM2019 chromosome 13, MsV1, whole genome shotgun sequence, one genomic window encodes:
- the LOC131224139 gene encoding bark storage protein B-like: protein MKLEGCIRTNTCLPITPKVVTVKRGSSANIYLENAAFRTFLNSKFKVSPVDMESAAIALIAHQQKLPFIAFRALSDLAGERSTFSNGGDDSFTSLITMNCISVVLQFIKTMDRPMVGLM from the coding sequence atgaaattagaAGGCTGCATACGCACCAACACTTGTTTACCCATCACACCAAAGGTGGTCACAGTCAAGAGAGGGAGCAGTGCAAACATCTATCTTGAAAATGCTGCCTTCCGGACTTTCTTGAACTCCAAATTCAAAGTGAGCCCTGTTGACATGGAGAGTGCTGCAATTGCTTTGATTGCTCATCAACAAAAACTCCCTTTCATAGCCTTCAGAGCTTTATCTGATCTTGCTGGTGAGAGGTCCACATTTTCTAACGGTGGGGATGACTCCTTCACTTCTCTTATAACCATGAATTGTATCAGCGTTGTGCTCCAGTTCATCAAGACCATGGATAGGCCAATGGTTGGTCTTATGTGA
- the LOC131223038 gene encoding bark storage protein A-like — MSGLWAILVVFLAFMVLSVQETNGAVPRKLQREINLINSNGPYVGLVIPNTFEMNPLLQSPSYIPNEIMSYIDFSGRRFRFGTIEGKKVILVMTGLGMINAGITTQLLLSLFNIEGVVHYGIAGNANPSLNIGDVAIPKYWSHTALWNWQRYGDGPENELALEVNGDYTREFGYLKFSDYTTVNETKTRRLFENLLNNVWYQPEEVFPVDGTPESREHAFWVSVDKHYYAISKKLKGLKLESCINSTTCLSNTPKVVTVLRGASANIYLDNAAYRSFIYNKFHVSPVDMESASVALICLQQRVPYIAFRALSDLAGGGSADSNEAATFTSLAATNSVTVVIEFIKELFVSPVTSVM; from the exons ATGTCTGGCCTTTGGGCTATTCTCGTTGTTTTCTTAGCGTTCATGGTCCTAAGCGTGCAAGAAACAAATGGTGCAGTTCCAAGAAAGCTTCAAAGAGAGATCAACTTAATAAATAGTAACGGTCCATATGTGGGGTTGGTGATACCCAACACCTTTGAGATGAACCCTCTCCTTCAATCTCCATCCTACATTCCTAACGAAATCATGTCATACATTGATTTTTCTG GGAGGAGATTTCGGTTCGGTACTATTGAGGGCAAGAAGGTTATATTGGTCATGACAGGGCTCGGCATG ATTAATGCAGGTATAACAACACAGCTGTTGCTAAGTTTGTTTAACATAGAGGGAGTAGTGCACTATGGAATAGCCGGAAATGCAAACCCATCTCTCAACATTGGAGATGTAGCTATCCCTAAGTATTGGTCCCACACAGCTCTTTGGAATTGGCAG AGGTATGGAGATGGCCCTGAAAATGAACTAGCTCTTGAGGTGAATGGGGACTACACAAGGGAATTTGGGTACTTGAAATTTTCAGATTACACTACAGTAAATGAAACCAAGACCAGGAGATTGTTTGAGAATCTCTTGAACAATGTTTGGTATCAACCAGAAGAAGTGTTCCCAGTAGATGGGACCCCTGAAAGTAGAGAGCATGCCTTTTGGGTTTCTGTTGATAAACACTACTATGCAATTTCAAAGAAGTTAAAG GGTTTGAAGCTAGAAAGTTGCATAAACTCCACCACCTGTTTGTCAAACACCCCGAAGGTGGTAACCGTTCTCAGAGGAGCGAGTGCAAACATTTACCTCGACAATGCCGCCTACCGGagcttcatatacaacaagttCCATGTCAGCCCAGTGGATATGGAGAGTGCTTCTGTCGCGCTCATATGCCTACAACAACGGGTCCCATACATTGCGTTCAGGGCCCTATCAGATCTTGCCGGAGGAGGGTCTGCAGACTCGAATGAGGCGGCCACCTTCACTTCTCTCGCCGCCACTAATTCCGTTACGGTTGTGATTGAGTTCATTAAGGAGCTGTTTGTTTCACCAGTTACCTCGGTAATGTAA
- the LOC131223039 gene encoding bark storage protein A-like: MGASRALFLVLIVLMCCNLEGCEGAFTKAVVKMLNKVNRAGPYVGLVTPTSSDLYTLLGSSSFRPSDAFKYIDYSGRRFHIGSIEGKKVIAAMTGKGMINAATVAQLLLTLFDVRALLHYGMAGNANPDLNTGDVTIPEFWAHTGLWNWQRYGDGPDDELSLEPDGAFTREIGSLNFADFNNKTDKEDTPENILNSVWFQPEDIFPTDGIPESSEQKFWVAVDHLLFDLSKKLEASEYIPSILK; this comes from the exons atgggtgcatCGAGGGCTCTTTTCTTGGTTTTAATTGTCTTGATGTGCTGCAATCTTGAAGGTTGTGAGGGTGCATTCACAAAGGCTGTGGTCAAAATGCTAAATAAGGTGAACAGGGCTGGGCCATATGTCGGACTGGTCACTCCAACTTCATCTGACCTCTACACACTTCTTGGGTCATCAAGCTTCCGGCCTAGTGATGCCTTCAAATACATAGACTACTCAG GGAGGAGATTTCATATTGGAAGCATTGAGGGGAAGAAGGTGATAGCTGCCATGACAGGAAAGGGCATG ATTAATGCAGCTACTGTTGCCCAGCTTCTGCTGACTTTGTTTGATGTAAGGGCGCTTCTTCACTATGGAATGGCTGGCAATGCAAACCCAGATCTCAATACAGGAGATGTTACCATCCCTGAATTTTGGGCCCACACAGGCCTATGGAATTGGCAA aGGTATGGAGATGGGCCTGATGATGAACTATCTCTAGAACCTGATGGAGCGTTTACTAGAGAAATTGGATCCCTGAACTTTGCAGATTTTAACAATAAAACCGACAAGGAAGACACTCCCGAAAACATTTTGAATAGTGTTTGGTTTCAGCCCGAGGATATCTTTCCCACCGATGGAATTCCCGAGTCAAGTGAACAGAAGTTTTGGGTTGCTGTGGACCACCTTCTTTTCGATCTTTCGAAGAAATTAGAGGCAAGTGAATATATCCCTTCAATTTTAAAATGA